Proteins from one Candidatus Methylarchaceae archaeon HK02M2 genomic window:
- a CDS encoding CPBP family intramembrane metalloprotease has translation MVNQPKWGAKLAFACALALIGAVLTVYGIFGFGVFQFTTWHIMLDLPFPSYIVVTPIIQVILLTITIMFARYAHASLKELGFKRTSPKILASVSVALIPLFLFTAVVTLVLTSFFGPDPMAEAYTKAAMPTDSFQLVAYVIISIILVGPVEELAFRGFVQQGFENSFGKMNGLLIASALFGLPHFANYPYNAATAFAGGLVLGYVWQKTDQNTTATAVIHGIFNSIGIILIYLGII, from the coding sequence ATGGTTAATCAGCCTAAATGGGGAGCAAAACTAGCATTTGCCTGTGCTCTTGCATTGATAGGCGCGGTTTTAACCGTTTATGGCATATTTGGCTTTGGCGTTTTCCAGTTTACAACTTGGCATATAATGTTAGATCTGCCTTTTCCATCTTACATCGTAGTCACGCCTATAATACAGGTCATCTTGCTAACGATAACTATAATGTTCGCTAGGTATGCACATGCAAGTTTAAAGGAGCTGGGTTTTAAAAGGACTAGCCCCAAAATCTTGGCCAGTGTTTCAGTCGCTTTAATCCCTCTTTTCCTGTTTACTGCAGTTGTCACGCTTGTTTTAACAAGTTTTTTTGGTCCAGACCCCATGGCAGAAGCCTATACTAAGGCGGCAATGCCCACAGATTCTTTTCAACTGGTTGCCTACGTTATTATATCTATAATTCTGGTTGGACCAGTGGAGGAGTTGGCTTTTAGGGGTTTTGTGCAGCAAGGTTTTGAAAACTCGTTTGGAAAGATGAATGGTTTGTTGATTGCTTCTGCCTTGTTTGGACTACCACACTTTGCTAATTACCCGTATAATGCTGCTACTGCCTTTGCGGGTGGTCTGGTTTTAGGCTATGTATGGCAGAAGACGGATCAAAATACTACTGCTACGGCCGTAATCCATGGAATATTCAACTCAATAGGGATAATTCTGATTTATCTTGGTATTATTTGA